A DNA window from Brassica napus cultivar Da-Ae chromosome C1, Da-Ae, whole genome shotgun sequence contains the following coding sequences:
- the LOC106445594 gene encoding microtubule-associated protein TORTIFOLIA1 has protein sequence MSTPSSSASAAKPTRPARSSNATARSSSNSNSNSSSLTSFQAMVEQKQKILTSISKLADRDTYQIAVEDLEKTIQSLTPETLPMFLNCLYDSCSDPKPAVKKECLHLLSYVCSLHSDSTAAHLTRIIAQIVKRLKDSDSGVRDACRDTIGALSGIYLKGREEGSNTLAVGLFVKPLFEAMGEQNKVVQSGAAMCMARMVESAATPPVASFQKLCPRICKLLSNSSFLAKASLLPVVSSLSQVGAIAPQSLESLLESIHDCLGSTDWVTRKAAAETLTSLASHSTSLLKDRTDSTLAALETCRFDKIKPVRETVTEALQLWKKISGKCVDGAQDESKSSSGEQLGSEKNGDKRSNLSDLMKKEGSDGSILSLDSASKAKGGLPEKAAVMLKKKAPALSDKDFNPEFFQRLERRQSVEVVVPRRCKNEDEEELGPDDLNAMGSSNRFKNIQSNDHGFPDSKFHNLESGSDKLVKGRSDGNISQAGTSADDKAGGVNGKQTAGNHAAIIDTDNHSDGSFTSNRGNWSAIQRQLLQLERQQTNLMNMLQEFIGGSHDSMVTLEGRVRGLERIVEDMARDLSISSGRRGNQTAGFGKYNSFANYSTGKYNGRGPGDRGSQPDGAMRGRMWGSDMPDDWFMHQHGASRNGQSGPRRSPRSDQYQNEHMGNGRRGWDNKAAGTIRYGEGPSARSVWQASKDEATLEAIRVAGEDGAVTRPTRVAAVPEAEAMGDEESEGQERDPIWSSWSSAMHSLRVGDIDSAYAEVLCAGDQHLIIKLMDKTGPSLDQMSNEIANEALNFIAQFLLDHNLYDICLSWIQQLLELVLQDGADTFGVPMELKSDILFNLQDACSTMDPPEDWEGPAPEELVMQLASVWEIDLQQFDK, from the exons ATGAGCACGCCTTCGTCGTCCGCTTCCGCCGCGAAGCCAACGAGACCAGCAAGATCATCGAACGCAACAGCTAGGTCATCCTCCAATTCCAACTCCAATTCCAGTTCCCTCACTTCATTCCAAGCCATGGTGGAGCAGAAGCAGAAGATCCTCACCTCAATCTCCAAACTCGCCGATCGAGACACGTACCAGATCGCCGTCGAAGATCTCGAGAAAACGATCCAATCCCTCACCCCCGAAACCCTACCCATGTTCCTCAACTGCCTCTACGACTCCTGCTCCGATCCCAAACCCGCCGTCAAAAAGGAGtgcctccacctcctctccTACGTCTGCAGCCTGCATTCCGATTCCACCGCGGCGCATCTCACGAGGATCATCGCGCAGATCGTTAAACGGTTGAAGGATTCCGATTCGGGGGTTAGGGACGCGTGTAGGGATACGATTGGTGCTTTGTCTGGGATATATCTCAAGGGGAGAGAGGAAGGGAGCAATACGTTGGCGGTGGGACTGTTCGTTAAGCCGTTGTTTGAGGCAATGGGGGAGCAGAATAAAGTGGTGCAATCTGGTGCGGCGATGTGTATGGCTAGGATGGTGGAATCAGCTGCTACTCCTCCCGTTGCTTCTTTCCAAAAGCTTTGCCCTAGAATCTGCAAGCTTTTGAGCAATTCTAGTTTCTTGGCTAAAGCTTCCCTTTTGCCCGTTGTTTCGAGTCTCTCTCAG GTAGGAGCCATTGCGCCTCAGAGCTTGGAGTCATTGCTAGAAAGTATTCATGATTGCCTTGGAAGTACAGATTGGGTAACGCGAAAGGCTGCGGCTGAGACTTTGACTTCACTCGCATCACATTCTACCAGTTTGCTAAAGGACAGAACAGATTCCACTCTTGCGGCGCTTGAGACCTGTCGCTTTGACAAG ATTAAACCTGTCAGGGAAACTGTGACAGAGGCGCTACAGTTATGGAAAAAAATTTCTGGAAAATGTGTAGATGGTGCTCAAGATGAGTCAAAGAGTTCATCTGGTGAGCAGCTTGGTTCGGAGAAGAACGGGGATAAAAGGTCTAATCTATCTGATCTAATGAAAAAGGAGGGATCCGATGGTTCAATACTCTCACTGGATTCTGCTTCTAAAGCAAAAGGAGGTCTTCCTGAAAAAGCAGCAGTCATGTTGAAGAAGAAAGCACCTGCGTTAAGTGACAAGGACTTTAATCCTGAATTTTTCCAAAGACTAGAAAGAAGGCAATCCGTGGAAGTAGTAGTTCCTCGTAGATGTAAAAACGAAGATGAGGAAGAATTAGGACCCGATGATCTCAATGCCATGGGATCTTCAAATCGCTTCAAGAATATCCAATCAAATGATCATGGATTTCCAGATTCCAAGTTCCACAACTTAGAGTCTGGGAGTGATAAACTGGTAAAAGGTAGGTCTGACGGGAACATATCACAGGCTGGGACATCTGCTGATGATAAGGCTGGTGGTGTAAATGGAAAGCAGACAGCCGGAAATCACGCTGCTATCATCGATACTGATAACCATTCTGACGGATCTTTCACAAGCAACAGAGGAAATTGGTCGGCGATCCAGAGGCAGTTATTGCAGCTAGAGAGACAACAGACTAACCTTATGAACATGCTCCAGGAGTTTATTGGTGGTTCACATGACAGTATGGTGACCTTAGAGGGCAGGGTAAGGGGTTTAGAGAGGATTGTTGAAGATATGGCAAGAGATCTTTCAATATCATCAGGTCGTAGGGGTAATCAGACAGCTGGATTTGGCAAATATAATAGCTTTGCAAACTACTCCACTGGAAAATATAATGGCCGAGGTCCAGGAGACAGAGGCTCACAACCTGATGGAGCTATGAGGGGCAGGATGTGGGGTTCTGACATGCCGGATGACTGGTTCATGCATCAACATGGTGCTTCAAGAAACGGACAAAGTGGGCCAAGAAGATCACCCCGGTCGGATCAATACCAGAATGAGCACATGGGAAATGGCAGAAGAGGTTGGGATAACAAGGCAGCTGGGACTATTAGATATGGTGAAGGTCCCTCAGCAAGAAGTGTGTGGCAAGCATCAAAGGATGAAGCTACACTTGAAGCTATTAGAGTAGCAGGCGAGGATGGTGCAGTCACTCGTCCAACCCGAGTTGCTGCTGTCCCTGAAGCTGAAGCCATGGGAGATGAAGAAAGCGAAGGGCAGGAACGTGACCCGATATGGAGTTCATGGAGTAGTGCAATGCACTCACTCCGTGTTGGTGACATTGATTCTGCTTACGCAGAAGTCCTTTGCGCCGGTGACCAGCATTTGATTATCAAGCTGATGGACAAGACAGGACCTTCTCTTGACCAGATGTCAAATGAGATTGCAAACGAAGCTCTTAATTTCATCGCTCAGTTTCTCTTGGATCACAATCTCTACGACATCTGCTTATCTTGGATTCAACAG TTGCTGGAATTGGTTCTACAAGACGGTGCAGACACATTTGGAGTTCCAATGGAACTGAAGAGTGATATCTTGTTCAACTTACAAGACGCGTGTTCCACCATGGATCCGCCTGAAGACTGGGAAGGTCCAGCGCCGGAAGAGCTCGTGATGCAGCTCGCTTCAGTTTGGGAAATCGATCTGCAACAATTCGACAAATAA
- the LOC106445602 gene encoding 60S ribosomal protein L14-2: MVFKRYVEIGRVALVNYGKDHGKLVVIVDVVDQNRALVDAPDMERIQMNFKRLSLTDIVIEINRVPKKKALIEAMEKADVKNKWEKSSWGRKLIVQKRRASLNDFDRFKIMLAKIKKAGVVRQELAKLKKEITA; this comes from the exons ATG GTGTTCAAGAGGTACGTGGAGATTGGGAGAGTTGCACTTGTCAACTACGGAAAAGATCATGGAAAGCTTGTCGTCATCGTCGACGTCGTTGACCAGAACAGG GCTTTGGTAGATGCTCCTGATATGGAGAGAATCCAGATGAACTTCAAGAGGCTGTCTCTTACCGATATCGTGATTGAGATCAACAGAGTCCCAAAGAAGAAGGCTTTGATCGAGGCCATGGAAAAGGCTG ACGTGAAGAACAAGTGGGAGAAGAGCTCATGGGGTAGGAAGCTCATTGTTCAGAAGCGTAGGGCTAGCCTCAATGACTTCGACAGGTTCAAGATCATGTTGGCCAAAATCAAG AAAGCTGGCGTTGTCAGGCAAGAGCTTGCTAAACTCAAGAAGGAGATCACTGCTTGA
- the LOC106445611 gene encoding TBC1 domain family member 15 isoform X1: MWGAAAEPADSYYQVRPECTDVAKTRFKIKPGKTLSVRKWQAAFLQDGTLDIGKTLRRIRRGGIHPSIRGEVWEFLLGCYDPSTTFDEREQIRQRRRKQYASWKEECKKMFPVIGSGSFITAPVVTENGQPNLDPLVVQEINLGTNSNGSVFFKKLTSRGPLDKKVIQWLLSLHQIGLDVKRTDRSLEFYEKKENLSKLWDILSVYAWIDQDVGYCQGMSDLCSPMIVLLEDEADSFFCFERLMRRLRGNFRSTGRSVGVEAQLTHLSSITQIIDPKLHQHLDKLGGGDYLFAIRMLMVQFRREFSFCDSLYLWEMMWALEYDPDLFHVYEAHQCGSEKVEVSNGKPKSMSQCGKYERQNMRNGGKSAEGPLPISVFLVASVLKDKSSKLMTEARGLDDVVKILNDMSGNLDAKKTCSGAIKIHKKYLRKVISKFL; encoded by the exons ATGTGGGGAGCTGCAGCTGAGCCGGCTGATTCTTATTACCAAGTTCGTCCTGAGTGCACAGATGTGGCCAAAACTAGATTCAAGATCAAG CCAGGGAAAACTCTAAGTGTAAGAAAATGGCAGGCTGCATTTCTCCAAGACGGGACTCTCGATATTGGCAAGACTCTAAGACGAATCCGAAGAGGG GGAATCCATCCATCAATTAGAGGCGAAGTATGGGAGTTCCTACTTGGCTGTTATGACCCATCAACTACTTTCGACGAAAGAGAGCAAATCCGACAACGCAGAag AAAGCAGTATGCTTCTTGGAAAGAAGAGTGTAAGAAAATGTTTCCTGTGATTGGAAGTGGAAGTTTCATTACCGCGCCTGTAGTTACTGAAAATGGTCAACCCAACCTTGATCCTCTTGTTGTTCAAGAAATAAACTtag gtaCAAACTCAAATGGTTCAGTTTTCTTTAAAAAGCTCACAAGTCGTGGACCTCTTGATAAGAAAGTTATCCAATGGCTGCTATCACTTCACCAGATCG gTCTTGATGTGAAGCGTACAGACAGGTCTTTGGAGTTTTATGAGAAAAAGGAGAATCTGTCCAAGCTTTGGGATATTCTCTCTGTTTATGCCTGGATAGACCAAGATGTCGGTTACTGTCAAG GAATGAGTGATCTTTGTTCTCCAATGATTGTTCTTCTTGAAGACGAAGCTGATTCATTCTTTTGTTTTGAGAGATTAATGCGTCGATTG CGAGGAAACTTCCGGAGCACAGGGAGATCTGTTGGAGTTGAAGCTCAACTTACTCATTTGTCTTCAATTACTCAGATTATTGACCCCAAGCTTCACCAACATCTAG ATAAACTAGGGGGAGGTGACTATCTCTTTGCCATTCGGATGCTAATGGTTCAGTTCAGAAGAGAATTCTCGTTTTGTGACTCTTTATACCTTTGGGAG ATGATGTGGGCTCTCGAGTACGATCCTGATCTCTTTCACGTGTACGAGGCGCATCAATGCGGGAGTGAGAAAGTCGAAGTGTCCAACGGTAAACCAAAGTCGATGAGCCAATGCGGAAAGTATGAGAGGCAAAACATGAGGAATGGAGGCAAAAGCGCCGAAGGTCCTTTGCCTATATCGGTTTTTCTAGTGGCCAGTGTCTTGAAAGACAAGAGTTCTAAGCTCATGACTGAAGCTCGTGGACTTGATGACGTTGTTAAG ATACTTAACGACATGAGTGGAAACCTGGATGCCAAGAAAACATGTTCTGGAGCTATAAAGATTCACAAGAAATATCTGCGAAAGGTTATCTCTAAGTTTCTTTGA
- the LOC106445611 gene encoding TBC1 domain family member 15 isoform X2, with protein MWGAAAEPADSYYQVRPECTDVAKTRFKIKPGKTLSVRKWQAAFLQDGTLDIGKTLRRIRRGGIHPSIRGEVWEFLLGCYDPSTTFDEREQIRQRRRKQYASWKEECKKMFPVIGSGSFITAPVVTENGQPNLDPLVVQEINLGTNSNGSVFFKKLTSRGPLDKKVIQWLLSLHQIGLDVKRTDRSLEFYEKKENLSKLWDILSVYAWIDQDVGYCQGMSDLCSPMIVLLEDEADSFFCFERLMRRLRGNFRSTGRSVGVEAQLTHLSSITQIIDPKLHQHLDKLGGGDYLFAIRMLMVQFRREFSFCDSLYLWEMMWALEYDPDLFHVYEAHQCGSEKVEVSNGKPKSMSQCGKYERQNMRNGGKSAEGPLPISVFLVASVLKDKSSKLMTEARGLDDVVKILNDMSGNLDAKKTCSGAIKIHKKYLRKAKK; from the exons ATGTGGGGAGCTGCAGCTGAGCCGGCTGATTCTTATTACCAAGTTCGTCCTGAGTGCACAGATGTGGCCAAAACTAGATTCAAGATCAAG CCAGGGAAAACTCTAAGTGTAAGAAAATGGCAGGCTGCATTTCTCCAAGACGGGACTCTCGATATTGGCAAGACTCTAAGACGAATCCGAAGAGGG GGAATCCATCCATCAATTAGAGGCGAAGTATGGGAGTTCCTACTTGGCTGTTATGACCCATCAACTACTTTCGACGAAAGAGAGCAAATCCGACAACGCAGAag AAAGCAGTATGCTTCTTGGAAAGAAGAGTGTAAGAAAATGTTTCCTGTGATTGGAAGTGGAAGTTTCATTACCGCGCCTGTAGTTACTGAAAATGGTCAACCCAACCTTGATCCTCTTGTTGTTCAAGAAATAAACTtag gtaCAAACTCAAATGGTTCAGTTTTCTTTAAAAAGCTCACAAGTCGTGGACCTCTTGATAAGAAAGTTATCCAATGGCTGCTATCACTTCACCAGATCG gTCTTGATGTGAAGCGTACAGACAGGTCTTTGGAGTTTTATGAGAAAAAGGAGAATCTGTCCAAGCTTTGGGATATTCTCTCTGTTTATGCCTGGATAGACCAAGATGTCGGTTACTGTCAAG GAATGAGTGATCTTTGTTCTCCAATGATTGTTCTTCTTGAAGACGAAGCTGATTCATTCTTTTGTTTTGAGAGATTAATGCGTCGATTG CGAGGAAACTTCCGGAGCACAGGGAGATCTGTTGGAGTTGAAGCTCAACTTACTCATTTGTCTTCAATTACTCAGATTATTGACCCCAAGCTTCACCAACATCTAG ATAAACTAGGGGGAGGTGACTATCTCTTTGCCATTCGGATGCTAATGGTTCAGTTCAGAAGAGAATTCTCGTTTTGTGACTCTTTATACCTTTGGGAG ATGATGTGGGCTCTCGAGTACGATCCTGATCTCTTTCACGTGTACGAGGCGCATCAATGCGGGAGTGAGAAAGTCGAAGTGTCCAACGGTAAACCAAAGTCGATGAGCCAATGCGGAAAGTATGAGAGGCAAAACATGAGGAATGGAGGCAAAAGCGCCGAAGGTCCTTTGCCTATATCGGTTTTTCTAGTGGCCAGTGTCTTGAAAGACAAGAGTTCTAAGCTCATGACTGAAGCTCGTGGACTTGATGACGTTGTTAAG ATACTTAACGACATGAGTGGAAACCTGGATGCCAAGAAAACATGTTCTGGAGCTATAAAGATTCACAAGAAATATCTGCGAAAG GCTAAGAAGTAG